In a single window of the Streptomyces sp. NBC_00353 genome:
- a CDS encoding undecaprenyl-diphosphate phosphatase, with translation MSVISIGQAAVLGVVEGITEFLPVSSTGHLKITEGLMGIPVDDTSVVGFTAVIQVGAIAAVLVYFFKDIVRIVSAWGRGLTDKRERYHHDYKFAWWVIYATIPIVIVGLAAKPLVEGPLASLWVVAGSLIVGSGVMWAADQMGRHKRGEDDTTFKDAMLVGSSQILALLFPGFSRSGATMSTALILDLDRVAATRLSFFLGIPALTGAGLYELKDAVGAGVGAAPLVVGTAVSFVVAYASIAWLLKFVARHSFNAFVVYRIIVGVLLLALLGTGALHA, from the coding sequence ATGAGCGTCATAAGCATCGGCCAGGCCGCCGTACTCGGAGTCGTGGAAGGAATCACCGAATTCCTCCCGGTCTCCTCCACCGGCCACCTCAAGATCACTGAAGGGCTGATGGGTATCCCCGTCGACGACACCTCCGTCGTCGGCTTCACCGCCGTCATCCAGGTCGGCGCCATCGCCGCAGTACTCGTCTACTTCTTCAAAGACATCGTGCGCATCGTGAGCGCATGGGGCCGAGGGCTGACCGACAAGCGTGAGCGGTACCACCACGACTACAAATTCGCGTGGTGGGTCATCTACGCCACCATCCCGATCGTGATCGTCGGACTCGCGGCGAAACCGCTGGTGGAGGGGCCACTCGCGTCCCTGTGGGTCGTGGCGGGATCGCTGATCGTCGGCAGCGGGGTGATGTGGGCGGCCGACCAGATGGGACGCCACAAGCGCGGTGAGGACGACACCACGTTCAAGGACGCCATGCTGGTGGGCAGTTCGCAGATCCTGGCGCTGCTCTTCCCCGGCTTCTCCCGCTCGGGGGCAACCATGTCCACGGCGCTGATCCTCGACCTGGACCGGGTCGCCGCGACGCGACTCTCCTTCTTCCTCGGCATCCCCGCCCTGACGGGCGCGGGCCTGTACGAACTCAAGGACGCAGTCGGCGCCGGAGTGGGCGCCGCACCCCTCGTCGTCGGGACGGCCGTCTCCTTCGTCGTCGCCTACGCCTCCATCGCCTGGCTCCTCAAATTCGTCGCCCGACACTCCTTCAACGCCTTCGTCGTCTACCGCATCATCGTCGGCGTCCTGCTCCTCGCGCTGCTCGGGACCGGAGCGCTCCACGCGTGA
- a CDS encoding glycosyltransferase family 4 protein: MKIAFLIHNVYGIGGTIRTTLNLASALADRHEVTIVSMLRHRTSPRFTIDERMTLVPLVDLRKDAADTADPRLHQPAESFPSAEKRHKQYSRLTDLRAEEYLRTCDADVIIGTRPGINVYLARFAPRHALRIAQEHLTHDTHSTRLRSQLARHYRGLDAVITTTEADATAYRTRMRLPGVHIQTIANSVPQPHVPPTAGSTQVIAAAGRLVRAKRFDLLIEAFAKVAAERSDWSLRIYGTGTDKDRLQDLIDDRGLAGRASLMGATAHIEAEFAQASIVASASDAESFGMTLVEAMRCGVPVVSTNCPLGPAEIIHDGVDGLLVPVGDAAALAAALLDLIDDEGARRRMGDAARRASKRFDPVPIAATYDALFTELGATRRSRAWQRGRGRWRARIGRSMRRLRQPRHP, from the coding sequence GTGAAGATCGCTTTCCTGATCCACAACGTTTACGGCATCGGCGGCACCATCCGCACCACGCTCAATCTTGCCTCGGCGCTCGCGGACCGCCATGAGGTGACGATCGTCTCGATGCTGCGCCACCGGACCAGCCCCCGGTTCACCATCGATGAGCGGATGACCCTGGTGCCGCTCGTCGACCTGCGCAAGGACGCCGCCGACACGGCCGACCCGCGGCTGCACCAGCCAGCAGAGTCCTTCCCCTCAGCGGAAAAGCGCCACAAGCAATACAGCCGTCTCACCGACCTGCGGGCTGAGGAGTACCTGCGCACCTGCGACGCCGACGTGATCATCGGAACCCGCCCCGGCATCAATGTCTACCTGGCGCGGTTCGCGCCCCGCCACGCGCTGCGCATCGCCCAGGAACACCTCACCCACGACACGCACAGCACACGCCTGCGCAGCCAACTAGCCCGGCACTATCGCGGCCTGGACGCCGTGATCACCACCACCGAAGCGGACGCCACCGCCTACCGGACCAGGATGCGCCTGCCCGGCGTGCACATCCAGACCATTGCCAACAGCGTGCCCCAACCCCACGTGCCGCCCACCGCCGGCAGCACCCAGGTCATCGCCGCGGCCGGACGCCTGGTCCGTGCCAAGCGGTTCGACCTGCTCATCGAGGCCTTTGCCAAGGTCGCGGCCGAGCGCTCCGACTGGTCCCTGCGCATCTACGGCACCGGCACCGACAAGGACCGGCTTCAGGACCTCATCGACGACCGCGGCCTGGCCGGGCGGGCAAGCCTGATGGGCGCGACCGCACACATCGAGGCCGAGTTCGCCCAGGCATCCATCGTGGCGAGCGCCTCCGACGCCGAGTCGTTCGGCATGACCCTGGTCGAGGCAATGCGCTGCGGAGTCCCCGTGGTCAGCACCAACTGCCCGCTCGGCCCTGCCGAAATCATCCACGACGGCGTCGATGGCCTCCTGGTCCCGGTCGGCGACGCCGCGGCGCTCGCCGCGGCGCTGCTCGACCTCATCGACGACGAGGGCGCCCGCCGCCGCATGGGAGACGCCGCTCGGAGAGCCTCCAAGCGCTTCGACCCCGTCCCCATCGCCGCGACCTACGACGCACTGTTCACCGAGCTCGGCGCGACCCGCCGCTCCCGCGCCTGGCAGCGCGGACGCGGCAGGTGGCGCGCACGCATCGGCCGGTCCATGCGCCGTCTGCGCCAACCCCGCCACCCCTGA
- a CDS encoding Chromate resistance protein ChrB: MRQAKFTLAELEEEEQSLERLRRRHRDLMTRDVSGAPEAGERLRQCAAACEDYAERVFRVVHETPKDSR, encoded by the coding sequence ATCCGCCAGGCCAAATTCACCCTGGCCGAGCTGGAGGAAGAGGAACAGAGCCTGGAGCGGCTACGGCGCCGGCACCGCGACCTCATGACACGGGACGTCTCCGGCGCCCCGGAGGCCGGCGAACGGCTGCGGCAGTGCGCGGCGGCCTGCGAGGACTACGCGGAACGCGTCTTCCGCGTCGTGCACGAGACCCCAAAGGACAGCCGATGA
- a CDS encoding MFS transporter has product MWPLYAAAFTTAFGAHGVAASLGALSGDAVTSLMVLGGLLALYDGAEVLLKPVFGTLADRIGARPVLLGGLAAFVAASAVYAVADSPGWLWAARLGQGSAASAFSPSASALVARLNPAAKHGRAFGSYGFYKSIGYTLGPLLGGVLVWAGGMRLLFTVLALLAAGVAAWAALVVPHVPPLPRARQTVADLARRLTDPGFLRPTAALAGATAALSVGVGFLPVSGAAAGLGTVATGAAVSVLAACAAIVQPRTGRALDAGRLTARTGIGIGLLTTSAGLACAMLPGLTGVLLAAGLIGIGTGLITPLGFATLATCTPPERLGQTMGSAELGRELGDAGGPLLVASIATLATLTYGYAALALLLAAGPMTLLISRRRMPPAPIGTPHT; this is encoded by the coding sequence ATGTGGCCCCTGTACGCGGCAGCCTTCACCACCGCCTTCGGCGCACACGGCGTCGCGGCCAGCCTCGGCGCCCTCTCCGGCGACGCGGTCACCTCACTCATGGTGCTCGGCGGACTGCTCGCGCTCTACGACGGGGCGGAGGTACTCCTCAAGCCGGTCTTCGGCACCCTCGCCGACCGCATCGGAGCCCGCCCCGTCCTCCTCGGTGGACTGGCCGCCTTCGTGGCGGCCTCCGCCGTCTATGCGGTGGCGGACAGCCCCGGCTGGCTATGGGCGGCCCGCCTGGGCCAGGGCTCAGCCGCCTCAGCGTTCTCCCCCTCAGCCTCCGCGCTCGTCGCCCGGCTCAACCCGGCCGCCAAGCACGGCCGCGCGTTCGGCAGTTACGGGTTCTACAAGTCCATCGGCTACACCCTGGGCCCACTGCTCGGCGGCGTACTGGTGTGGGCGGGCGGGATGCGACTCCTGTTCACCGTCCTCGCTCTGCTCGCCGCAGGCGTGGCGGCGTGGGCCGCCCTGGTCGTCCCGCACGTACCACCGCTCCCGCGCGCGAGGCAGACCGTCGCGGACTTGGCCAGGCGCCTCACCGACCCCGGCTTCCTACGGCCGACCGCCGCCCTGGCAGGCGCCACCGCCGCGCTCTCCGTCGGCGTCGGCTTCCTTCCCGTCTCCGGCGCGGCAGCCGGGCTCGGCACTGTGGCCACCGGCGCGGCCGTCTCGGTCCTCGCCGCATGCGCCGCAATCGTCCAGCCCAGGACCGGACGAGCCCTGGACGCCGGCCGCCTCACCGCACGCACCGGCATCGGAATCGGCCTGCTCACCACATCAGCAGGACTGGCCTGCGCAATGCTGCCCGGGCTGACCGGCGTGCTGCTCGCCGCAGGACTGATCGGTATCGGTACCGGCCTCATCACACCCCTCGGCTTCGCCACCCTGGCCACCTGCACACCCCCCGAACGCCTGGGCCAGACCATGGGATCAGCCGAACTCGGACGTGAACTCGGCGACGCCGGCGGCCCCTTGCTCGTCGCCTCAATTGCCACCCTGGCCACGCTCACCTACGGTTACGCCGCACTCGCCCTGCTCCTGGCCGCAGGCCCGATGACCCTGCTGATCTCCCGCCGCCGAATGCCACCCGCACCGATCGGCACGCCACACACGTAA
- a CDS encoding DUF6243 family protein, with product MTDSKNINNPVGQGGGQRKKLSRAERQNNGPHRNRDRQDAADRKAELVRKMREKARAAEGAGQAGDDTAQS from the coding sequence GTGACCGACAGCAAGAACATCAACAACCCCGTGGGCCAGGGCGGCGGCCAGCGCAAGAAGCTGTCCCGCGCCGAACGGCAGAACAACGGTCCGCACCGCAACCGCGACCGCCAGGATGCAGCCGACCGGAAGGCGGAGCTGGTGCGCAAGATGCGCGAGAAGGCACGCGCAGCTGAAGGCGCCGGGCAGGCGGGCGACGACACCGCACAGAGCTGA
- a CDS encoding SDR family NAD(P)-dependent oxidoreductase codes for MDLKLLDRVAIVTGASKGIGLAVTRSLLEEGAKVVAVSRRMTPELKDLGGVGLLHVSADLMDPDAPGRIVDRAVGHFGALDILVNNAGGPPPGITMPRTGFFDGDDAEWQAIFEFNLFSTVRMTRAAIPRMIERGGGSIVNVSTGMARQPASVNIEYGAAKAGLSNLTKALSEEFGPQGIRVNTVSPGAVRTAWWTEKGGAADVIAGMAGADRDTVMETIAPQMMGQVTGRLIDPQEVADAILLLASPRSASTIGADFAVDAGFHKSV; via the coding sequence GTGGATCTGAAGCTGCTGGACCGAGTCGCCATCGTTACCGGCGCGTCCAAGGGCATAGGGCTGGCCGTCACCCGTTCTCTGCTGGAAGAGGGCGCGAAAGTGGTGGCCGTCTCTCGCCGGATGACGCCGGAACTGAAGGACCTCGGGGGAGTAGGGCTCCTCCATGTGTCGGCCGACTTGATGGACCCGGATGCACCGGGCCGGATCGTCGATCGCGCGGTCGGGCACTTCGGTGCGCTTGACATCCTGGTGAACAATGCGGGCGGCCCGCCCCCCGGTATCACCATGCCTCGCACTGGATTCTTCGACGGTGACGACGCCGAGTGGCAGGCCATCTTCGAGTTCAACCTGTTCTCGACCGTCCGTATGACCCGCGCCGCCATTCCCCGGATGATCGAGCGCGGTGGCGGTTCCATCGTCAACGTCTCCACCGGTATGGCCCGCCAGCCCGCGAGCGTCAACATCGAGTACGGAGCCGCCAAGGCCGGGCTGTCCAATCTCACCAAGGCGCTGTCGGAGGAGTTCGGACCTCAGGGGATTCGGGTCAACACGGTTTCCCCGGGTGCGGTGCGGACCGCGTGGTGGACCGAGAAGGGGGGAGCCGCGGACGTCATCGCGGGAATGGCCGGTGCCGACCGTGACACCGTCATGGAGACCATAGCCCCGCAGATGATGGGTCAGGTGACAGGCCGTCTGATCGACCCGCAGGAGGTCGCGGACGCCATCCTGCTCCTGGCTTCACCGCGGTCGGCCAGCACGATCGGCGCCGACTTCGCCGTCGACGCGGGGTTCCACAAGAGCGTCTGA